Proteins encoded together in one Synechococcus sp. BL107 window:
- a CDS encoding lipoate--protein ligase family protein: MPNNATGDSSMVPTGRLIPTLQADGYTQMALDQMLLEQCQTSQTSGPMLRFYRWEGPWLSLGRHQQHWPNSWDELVRSKTIAMVRRPSGGRAVLHAGGLTYALVWPDAPRRRKQAYRDACQWLIDGFSSLGLALRFGDETASVAHPNCFARSTAADLVDQEGIKRIGSAQRWQHGCLLQHGEILLDPPQELWQSIFTESAPPPAPGSIPREGLDQHLSNALQTVWNHVNWSTDALTNQEGEALASLVSSSSSTVC, encoded by the coding sequence ATGCCTAACAACGCGACAGGAGACTCCAGCATGGTCCCTACAGGACGGTTGATCCCCACCCTGCAGGCGGATGGTTACACCCAGATGGCGTTGGATCAGATGTTGCTGGAGCAGTGTCAAACAAGCCAAACAAGCGGTCCCATGCTGCGTTTCTATCGCTGGGAGGGTCCATGGCTCTCCTTAGGACGGCATCAACAGCACTGGCCCAACTCCTGGGATGAGCTTGTCCGAAGCAAGACGATCGCCATGGTCCGTCGGCCGAGCGGCGGCCGGGCGGTGTTGCACGCCGGTGGTTTGACCTACGCACTGGTCTGGCCTGATGCACCCCGTCGGCGCAAACAGGCCTACCGAGATGCATGCCAATGGCTCATCGATGGCTTCAGCAGCCTGGGACTAGCCCTGCGGTTTGGGGACGAAACCGCCTCTGTGGCACACCCCAACTGCTTTGCACGATCCACGGCAGCCGACCTGGTGGACCAGGAGGGCATCAAACGCATTGGCAGTGCTCAGCGCTGGCAACACGGTTGCTTACTGCAACACGGAGAGATCCTGCTGGACCCTCCCCAGGAGCTATGGCAGAGCATCTTTACTGAATCCGCCCCTCCACCTGCTCCTGGATCCATTCCGAGAGAAGGCTTAGATCAACATCTCAGCAACGCCCTACAAACCGTTTGGAACCATGTGAACTGGTCAACAGACGCCTTAACGAATCAGGAAGGTGAGGCGCTGGCCTCATTGGTGAGCTCCTCATCCTCAACAGTCTGTTGA
- a CDS encoding sulfite exporter TauE/SafE family protein yields MLPWWDLPILIGLGLLAGGLAGLLGIGGGLIFAPLLLWLDLPAHQALATSSFAIVPTALAGTIIHLRGGRIPLRPAAGIGVAAFASALLFGGLADRAAGWMLLAMQTVLYVVLAFCVRERPATDDSTDEVSTPVSWLAGVGCIAGWTAGMLGLGGGLVMVPLMSGPLSVPIHQAVRLSTVAVLCSASAASLQFVHEGRGIPLMGLLLGGVAALAAQWTASRLDRFDPLVLVRCLRGLAIVLAIDSCRRAAQLLFG; encoded by the coding sequence ATGCTGCCCTGGTGGGATCTACCGATCTTGATCGGCCTTGGTCTGTTGGCCGGAGGGCTGGCGGGATTGTTGGGAATTGGCGGTGGCTTGATCTTCGCTCCGCTCTTGCTTTGGCTGGATTTACCGGCTCACCAGGCGTTGGCGACGAGTAGTTTTGCCATCGTGCCAACGGCGTTAGCTGGCACCATCATTCATCTGCGCGGTGGCCGCATCCCCCTGCGACCAGCGGCGGGGATCGGGGTGGCGGCCTTTGCTTCGGCATTGTTGTTCGGTGGATTGGCCGATCGAGCCGCCGGTTGGATGTTGCTGGCGATGCAGACGGTGCTCTATGTCGTGTTGGCGTTCTGCGTGCGTGAACGACCCGCGACGGACGACTCCACCGATGAGGTGTCGACCCCTGTGTCTTGGTTGGCCGGGGTGGGCTGTATCGCTGGTTGGACGGCCGGCATGCTGGGGCTTGGTGGCGGATTGGTGATGGTGCCCCTGATGAGTGGCCCCCTGTCTGTTCCCATCCATCAGGCCGTCCGACTCAGCACCGTGGCGGTGTTGTGTTCAGCCAGTGCTGCTTCGCTGCAATTCGTGCATGAAGGCCGCGGCATCCCCTTAATGGGACTCCTGCTGGGTGGAGTGGCTGCGTTGGCTGCCCAGTGGACCGCAAGCCGTCTCGATCGCTTTGATCCGTTGGTTTTAGTGCGCTGCTTGCGCGGATTGGCCATCGTTTTGGCCATCGATAGCTGCCGAAGGGCCGCCCAATTGTTATTCGGCTGA
- a CDS encoding acetyl-CoA carboxylase carboxyltransferase subunit alpha — protein sequence MPRRPLLEFEKPLVELEQQIEQIRQLARDSEVDVTQQLQQLESLASRRRQEIFQGLTPAQKIQVARHPHRPSTLDFIQMFCDDFVELHGDRRGNDDQALIGGVGRLGDRAVLLLGHQKGRDTKENVARNFGMATPGGYRKAMRLMEHADRFRLPILTFIDTPGAYAGLQAEEQGQGEAIAVNLRDMFGLRVPVIATVIGEGGSGGALGIGVADRLLMFEHSVYTVASPEACASILWRDAAKAPDAAAALKITGRDLLELGVVDEVLDEPSGGNNWAPLEAGQTLRAALERHLSELLMLSEQELRDARYTKFRAMGRFAEEMSQEFDDIA from the coding sequence ATGCCCCGTCGTCCCTTACTCGAGTTCGAGAAGCCTCTGGTGGAGCTAGAGCAGCAGATCGAACAAATCCGCCAGCTTGCACGCGATTCCGAAGTCGACGTCACCCAACAGCTGCAACAGCTCGAATCCCTCGCATCGAGACGACGGCAGGAGATTTTTCAGGGATTAACCCCAGCCCAGAAGATTCAAGTTGCTCGTCACCCTCATCGGCCGAGCACGCTGGACTTCATTCAGATGTTTTGCGACGACTTCGTTGAACTCCATGGAGACCGTCGGGGTAACGATGATCAGGCCCTGATTGGTGGCGTGGGTCGATTAGGGGATCGTGCTGTCCTTCTGCTTGGGCATCAGAAGGGGCGCGATACCAAAGAAAATGTGGCACGCAACTTCGGCATGGCCACCCCCGGTGGATACCGCAAGGCCATGCGCCTGATGGAACATGCCGATCGGTTTCGGTTGCCGATTCTTACCTTCATCGACACTCCAGGAGCCTATGCAGGCCTCCAGGCCGAAGAGCAAGGGCAGGGGGAAGCCATCGCAGTGAATCTGCGGGATATGTTTGGTTTGCGCGTTCCTGTGATCGCCACGGTGATTGGTGAGGGCGGCTCTGGTGGTGCCTTGGGAATTGGCGTTGCCGATCGTTTGCTGATGTTTGAGCACAGCGTTTACACCGTTGCCAGTCCAGAAGCCTGCGCATCCATCCTTTGGAGAGATGCGGCGAAGGCCCCTGATGCTGCTGCTGCCCTAAAGATTACGGGCCGAGATTTGTTGGAACTGGGTGTGGTGGATGAAGTGCTTGACGAGCCATCCGGAGGAAATAATTGGGCGCCGTTGGAGGCTGGTCAAACCCTTCGCGCGGCCCTCGAACGCCACCTCAGCGAACTGCTCATGCTTTCAGAACAAGAGCTTCGAGACGCGCGTTACACGAAATTCCGCGCAATGGGGCGTTTTGCTGAGGAAATGTCACAGGAATTTGATGATATCGCTTAG
- a CDS encoding phosphoribosylanthranilate isomerase, whose translation MSDTLTTPALKICGLTDVEQALAIAAMDVQAIGVIGVANTARFVESARRREIFSALALHHPSIKRVWVVADPNPTDLEDALAREGHPTVVQLHGNETPARCAALREWRPDIAWWKALRLREANDVTTAKHYVGSVDALLLDAWNPKQLGGTGHRIPLDWISNQNHDVAWWLAGGISAEWIPELLKDVSPDGLDASSRLEIKPGWKDLQKVKDLVEAIQHSQGL comes from the coding sequence GTGAGCGACACTCTCACCACGCCAGCCCTCAAGATTTGTGGGCTCACGGACGTTGAACAGGCCTTGGCGATCGCCGCCATGGATGTTCAGGCCATCGGAGTGATTGGTGTTGCAAACACCGCGCGGTTCGTCGAATCCGCAAGACGGCGAGAGATTTTTTCGGCCCTCGCCTTGCACCACCCATCGATCAAACGGGTGTGGGTTGTGGCCGATCCCAACCCCACGGATCTAGAGGACGCTTTGGCTAGAGAGGGTCATCCCACGGTTGTTCAGCTGCATGGCAACGAAACGCCCGCACGGTGTGCAGCGCTTCGAGAATGGCGACCAGACATTGCCTGGTGGAAAGCCTTAAGGCTGCGTGAAGCTAACGATGTAACGACTGCAAAGCATTACGTGGGCTCGGTTGATGCCCTACTTCTTGATGCTTGGAACCCCAAGCAACTCGGTGGTACGGGCCATCGCATTCCGTTGGACTGGATTTCAAACCAAAACCACGACGTTGCCTGGTGGCTGGCTGGTGGCATCAGTGCCGAATGGATTCCAGAGCTTTTGAAGGATGTTTCACCCGATGGGCTCGATGCCTCCAGCAGGCTTGAAATCAAACCCGGCTGGAAGGATCTCCAAAAAGTAAAAGACCTTGTGGAAGCTATACAGCATTCACAAGGTCTTTAA
- a CDS encoding creatininase family protein, giving the protein MPLCKGTGMDDLRRHFDQLAWPEAEKAAKQAGATVIWPFGACEQHGPQLPLATDALFADRILNSVLQHLDGEWPIWRLPLQSIGFSPEHQPFPGTLSLSAELMLQLVDQVGGQLAAMGVERLVLLNAHGGQIGLLQVAARQLRLRCPSMGVLPCFLWSGVDGLSSLLPPEELAQGLHAGQAETSLMLHMAPELVGPSRPVDGDHGPSSPLAPPDGWSLEGAAPCAWLTSDLSQSGVIGDARLASAELGLELEQALISHWTQLFKSLLSSDWPPTESVMDRP; this is encoded by the coding sequence ATGCCTCTCTGCAAGGGAACCGGGATGGATGATTTAAGACGACACTTCGATCAACTGGCATGGCCGGAGGCCGAAAAAGCGGCAAAACAGGCTGGCGCCACGGTTATTTGGCCATTTGGAGCTTGCGAACAGCATGGCCCCCAGTTGCCCTTGGCTACCGATGCGTTATTCGCTGATCGGATTTTGAATTCCGTGTTGCAACACCTCGATGGTGAGTGGCCGATCTGGCGACTGCCGCTGCAGTCGATTGGTTTTTCGCCGGAACACCAGCCATTCCCAGGCACGTTGAGCCTCTCCGCTGAACTGATGCTGCAGCTTGTGGATCAGGTCGGCGGTCAGTTGGCGGCCATGGGGGTGGAACGGTTGGTGTTGTTGAACGCCCATGGCGGCCAGATCGGCTTGCTTCAGGTTGCTGCACGACAGCTGCGCTTGCGCTGTCCATCGATGGGCGTCCTTCCCTGCTTTCTCTGGAGCGGTGTAGATGGTTTGTCGTCCCTTCTGCCCCCGGAAGAACTTGCCCAAGGACTCCATGCCGGTCAGGCGGAAACAAGTTTGATGCTGCATATGGCCCCGGAGTTGGTTGGTCCGTCGCGTCCGGTGGATGGGGACCATGGACCAAGCTCCCCCCTTGCCCCCCCGGACGGTTGGAGCTTGGAAGGGGCTGCTCCATGTGCCTGGTTGACGAGCGATTTGAGCCAATCAGGGGTGATTGGCGATGCTCGTTTGGCGTCCGCTGAGCTGGGTTTGGAGTTGGAACAAGCTTTGATTTCGCATTGGACGCAGCTCTTCAAAAGCCTGCTCAGCAGTGACTGGCCGCCGACTGAGAGCGTTATGGATCGGCCTTGA
- a CDS encoding S1 RNA-binding domain-containing protein: MAAAGSPQPNRPKAPQQAANKPLQVMKINRKDEQEQLQREAAEARAAAEAAAEKARMLEERAGLAAPPRARQAEASSQSDEERFDMGAMEGMSMADLMGSPDDKPKREQRSEPRSVDDFDFDEEAFLAALDENAPVGTTGEVIKGTVIALESDGVYVDIGGKAPGFMPKSEAGLGVITNYQERFPKGLEVEVLVTREQNADGMVTISCRALELRKSWDKVKVLEKEGKVVQVIVSGFNRGGVTCDLEGLRGFIPRSQLQDGENHQELVGKTLGVAFLEVNSGTRKLVLSEKRASVAARFQELEVGQLVDGLVASVKPYGLFIDLGGISGLLHQSAITNGSLRSIREVFDEGDRVSALITDLDPGRGRIGLNTALLEGPPGELLIDKDKVMAEASDRATRAQNTLKQNEQSAG; the protein is encoded by the coding sequence ATGGCCGCAGCCGGCAGTCCTCAGCCCAACCGCCCCAAGGCGCCGCAACAGGCTGCGAACAAGCCTCTGCAGGTGATGAAAATCAACCGCAAAGACGAGCAAGAACAACTGCAACGGGAGGCGGCAGAAGCCCGCGCGGCCGCTGAAGCAGCCGCCGAAAAAGCAAGAATGCTGGAGGAGCGCGCCGGACTCGCCGCTCCGCCACGGGCCCGTCAAGCCGAAGCTTCCAGCCAGAGCGATGAGGAGCGATTTGACATGGGTGCCATGGAAGGGATGTCCATGGCAGATCTCATGGGCTCACCCGACGACAAACCCAAACGAGAGCAGCGCAGCGAACCTCGCAGCGTGGACGATTTCGATTTCGACGAAGAAGCTTTCCTCGCCGCTTTGGATGAGAACGCCCCCGTCGGTACGACGGGTGAGGTAATTAAGGGCACTGTGATTGCCCTCGAGAGCGACGGTGTGTACGTGGATATCGGGGGCAAAGCCCCTGGTTTCATGCCCAAAAGCGAGGCTGGACTTGGTGTGATCACCAACTACCAAGAGCGCTTCCCCAAGGGCCTCGAAGTGGAAGTTCTCGTCACTCGGGAACAAAACGCCGATGGCATGGTCACAATCAGCTGTCGTGCACTGGAGTTGCGCAAGAGCTGGGACAAGGTGAAAGTTCTTGAAAAAGAAGGAAAGGTGGTGCAAGTGATCGTGAGCGGCTTCAACCGAGGTGGCGTCACTTGCGATTTGGAAGGCTTACGCGGTTTCATTCCCCGATCCCAACTCCAAGACGGCGAAAACCACCAAGAGCTTGTAGGCAAAACCCTTGGCGTGGCTTTTCTAGAAGTGAATTCAGGCACCCGGAAGCTTGTGCTGTCCGAAAAACGAGCATCCGTTGCAGCTCGCTTCCAAGAGCTCGAGGTGGGCCAGCTGGTTGACGGTCTTGTGGCCTCCGTAAAGCCCTACGGACTGTTCATCGACCTCGGCGGTATCAGTGGATTGCTGCACCAATCAGCCATTACGAATGGAAGTCTCCGCTCCATTCGTGAGGTCTTCGACGAGGGCGATCGCGTTTCGGCTCTGATTACCGATTTAGATCCAGGTCGGGGGCGGATTGGCCTCAATACAGCACTGCTGGAGGGCCCCCCCGGTGAGCTCCTGATCGATAAGGACAAAGTGATGGCAGAAGCCAGCGACCGAGCAACAAGGGCTCAAAACACGCTCAAGCAAAACGAACAATCAGCCGGATGA
- the folE gene encoding GTP cyclohydrolase I, producing the protein MTTTVPFVSRGAALSNGNGNASLHPDLASKIRERLQNAGVPFLANDNISDHLEPGELSLLEIEVADKVRDLLRTLVIDIDNDHNTSETAERVARMYLHEVFKGRYHPQPKVASFPNVKQLDEIYTVGPITVRSACSHHLVPIMGNCWIGIKPGVRVIGLSKFTRVADWVFSRPHIQEEAVMILADEIEKLCEPQGLGIIIKAQHYCMKWRGVKEPQTSMVNSVVRGDFRHDSSLKQEFFELVRQQEALLSS; encoded by the coding sequence ATGACCACAACCGTCCCCTTCGTTTCCCGCGGCGCTGCTCTCAGCAACGGCAATGGCAACGCATCACTCCATCCCGATCTTGCTTCGAAGATCCGCGAACGTCTCCAGAACGCTGGCGTTCCATTCCTCGCGAATGACAACATCTCCGATCACTTAGAGCCGGGTGAATTGTCTCTTCTTGAGATTGAGGTGGCCGACAAGGTGCGTGATTTGCTGCGCACTCTTGTGATTGATATCGATAACGATCACAACACCAGTGAGACTGCTGAGCGTGTCGCTCGGATGTATCTCCACGAAGTTTTTAAAGGTCGTTATCACCCTCAGCCAAAAGTTGCCAGCTTCCCCAATGTGAAGCAGCTTGATGAGATTTATACCGTGGGACCAATCACGGTTCGATCCGCCTGCTCACACCACCTTGTTCCCATCATGGGTAATTGCTGGATTGGAATTAAGCCTGGAGTTCGCGTTATCGGATTGTCCAAATTCACCCGGGTGGCTGATTGGGTTTTCTCACGTCCTCACATCCAAGAAGAGGCCGTGATGATCCTCGCCGATGAGATCGAAAAGCTCTGTGAGCCCCAGGGTCTCGGCATCATCATCAAAGCTCAGCACTACTGCATGAAGTGGCGTGGTGTGAAAGAGCCTCAAACCAGCATGGTGAATTCTGTGGTTCGCGGCGATTTCCGTCACGATTCCAGCCTTAAGCAAGAATTCTTCGAATTGGTTCGTCAGCAAGAAGCCTTGTTGAGTTCTTAA
- a CDS encoding SDR family oxidoreductase has translation MPTALITGASRGIGRRTAELLSERGWNLLLTARSGHDLEDLATRLRTSSQVVATAAVDLTSPSEIQPAFARLISEGEPPSVLINNAGAAYTGDLLAMPLERWQWLLQLNLTSVMQVCSAVVPSMRSRGGLVINVSSHAARNAFPQWGAYCITKAALASFTRCLAEEERDQGIRACTLTLGAVNTPLWDAETVQSDFDRRAMLTVDQAADALVNLAEQPSNQVIEDLTLMPAAGAF, from the coding sequence TTGCCAACGGCATTAATCACTGGGGCCAGTCGAGGCATTGGGCGCCGCACCGCGGAGCTCCTGTCTGAGCGAGGCTGGAACCTGTTGTTAACGGCACGCAGCGGTCATGACCTTGAAGACCTCGCAACTCGCTTGCGAACTTCGAGTCAGGTTGTTGCAACTGCTGCAGTTGACCTCACCAGCCCTTCCGAGATCCAGCCTGCATTTGCAAGGTTGATTTCGGAGGGCGAGCCGCCCTCTGTGTTGATTAACAATGCAGGTGCTGCCTACACCGGTGATCTCTTGGCAATGCCCTTAGAGCGTTGGCAATGGTTGCTTCAGCTGAATCTCACCAGCGTGATGCAGGTTTGTTCGGCTGTGGTTCCTTCCATGCGTTCGCGGGGAGGCTTGGTGATCAACGTGAGTAGCCATGCTGCTCGTAATGCATTCCCTCAATGGGGTGCTTACTGCATTACCAAGGCCGCTCTGGCCAGTTTCACGCGCTGCTTAGCTGAAGAAGAGCGTGATCAAGGCATTCGTGCCTGCACGCTCACCCTCGGTGCGGTGAATACCCCTCTGTGGGATGCAGAAACCGTACAAAGCGATTTCGATCGTCGTGCCATGCTCACCGTCGATCAAGCGGCTGATGCTTTGGTGAACTTGGCAGAGCAACCCTCGAACCAAGTGATCGAAGACCTAACACTTATGCCGGCTGCCGGCGCCTTTTAA
- a CDS encoding long-chain acyl-[acyl-carrier-protein] reductase: protein MFGLIGHSTSFEAARRKALELGFDHIADGDLDVWCSAPPQLVEHVEVTSPAGITIEGAYIDSCFVPEMLSRFKTARRKVLNAMELAQKKGINITALGGFTSIIFENFNLLQHQTIRSTTLDWQRFTTGNTHTAWVICRQVENNAPSLGIDLKTAKVAVVGATGDIGSAVCRWLSARTNVGELLLVARQPQPLADLQSELGGGRILALSDALSEADVVVWVASMPRTLEIDNNSLKKPCLMIDGGYPKNLDSKVAGGGIHVLKGGIVEFCRDIGWSMMEIAEMENPQRQMFACFAEAMLLEFERCHTNFSWGRNNITLEKMDFIGAASVRHGFSTLNLKTNLQAAAA, encoded by the coding sequence ATGTTTGGTCTGATCGGACATTCAACGAGTTTTGAGGCGGCTCGCCGCAAGGCGTTGGAGCTCGGGTTCGATCACATCGCCGATGGTGATCTTGATGTTTGGTGTAGTGCTCCCCCACAGCTTGTGGAGCATGTGGAGGTCACAAGTCCTGCAGGCATCACGATCGAAGGCGCGTACATCGATTCCTGCTTCGTTCCCGAAATGCTGAGTCGTTTTAAAACGGCCCGTCGCAAGGTTCTTAATGCCATGGAGTTGGCCCAGAAAAAGGGCATCAACATCACGGCTCTAGGGGGATTTACCTCAATTATTTTCGAAAATTTCAACCTGCTGCAGCATCAAACCATTCGCAGCACCACCTTGGATTGGCAGCGTTTCACTACCGGTAATACCCATACCGCTTGGGTGATTTGCCGTCAGGTTGAGAACAATGCACCCAGCCTGGGGATCGATCTCAAGACGGCCAAGGTTGCTGTTGTCGGGGCGACGGGAGATATCGGCAGTGCAGTTTGTCGTTGGTTATCAGCTCGCACCAATGTGGGCGAACTTCTCCTCGTGGCCCGACAGCCTCAACCCCTGGCCGATCTTCAATCGGAACTTGGTGGTGGTCGCATCCTTGCCTTGAGCGATGCCCTTTCGGAGGCTGATGTGGTGGTTTGGGTGGCGAGTATGCCGCGCACCTTGGAAATCGATAACAACAGCCTGAAGAAGCCGTGCTTGATGATTGATGGCGGGTATCCCAAAAACCTCGATTCAAAAGTGGCTGGGGGAGGGATCCATGTTCTCAAGGGTGGGATCGTGGAGTTCTGCAGGGATATCGGTTGGTCGATGATGGAAATCGCTGAAATGGAAAACCCTCAGCGACAAATGTTTGCTTGTTTTGCGGAGGCGATGTTGCTCGAGTTCGAGCGTTGCCACACCAATTTCAGCTGGGGTCGTAACAACATCACCCTGGAAAAGATGGACTTCATTGGCGCGGCCTCCGTCCGCCACGGCTTCTCAACCCTCAACCTCAAAACGAACCTTCAGGCCGCTGCCGCCTGA
- a CDS encoding site-2 protease family protein: MGEGWQLFKIIGIPLRIQPTWLFAVAIFTTLFQPRYAASVEPAALSWGLALLTTLLLFTSVLLHELGHALMALREGVKVVSITLFHLGGIARVEKECPTAMGNLRIAAAGPLVSLTLALGMLLAAASLATQQPQLTVLLTQVGLLNLMLGLFNLLPGLPLDGGLILKSLVWQASGSKKRGVEVASASGRVLATLMIVMGGVLLWQGAGMNGLLLMLIGWFGLGANRSESQMLFLQKVLQDLKVEQAAGRAFRVLEADQPLRRMSQMRLQTSETAGAADWVLVCRQGRWVGWIDDRPLRDLPVQQWDQQSVEDHMKPLNELPSIASTAPLWQAVEALEASTEGRLLVLSAAGLPNGTVDRSDVGDAVLKQLGVTLPPSVISAARQQNTYPMGLVMLPQVVASMKAQQTVEDEELTNEASASPS; this comes from the coding sequence GTGGGAGAAGGTTGGCAGCTGTTCAAGATCATTGGGATCCCTCTGAGGATTCAGCCCACCTGGTTGTTTGCGGTTGCGATCTTCACAACCCTGTTTCAGCCTCGATATGCCGCCAGCGTTGAGCCGGCTGCCCTGAGTTGGGGCTTGGCGTTGTTGACAACGCTGCTGCTGTTTACATCGGTGCTTCTCCATGAGCTGGGTCATGCCCTGATGGCGCTGCGGGAGGGGGTGAAAGTGGTGAGCATCACCCTGTTCCACCTGGGTGGCATCGCCCGGGTCGAGAAGGAGTGCCCTACGGCGATGGGGAACCTGCGGATTGCCGCTGCTGGCCCTTTGGTGAGCCTCACACTTGCGTTGGGAATGTTGCTTGCCGCAGCAAGCCTTGCAACACAGCAACCCCAGCTCACGGTGTTGCTCACTCAGGTGGGGTTGCTCAATCTGATGCTTGGCCTGTTCAACCTCTTGCCCGGCCTACCACTGGATGGCGGCTTGATCCTCAAATCTTTGGTCTGGCAGGCTTCGGGCAGCAAGAAACGGGGAGTTGAGGTGGCTTCCGCCTCAGGCCGTGTGCTCGCCACCCTGATGATCGTGATGGGTGGTGTCTTGCTCTGGCAAGGCGCCGGAATGAATGGCCTGTTGCTCATGCTGATCGGTTGGTTTGGCTTGGGAGCCAACCGCAGTGAGTCTCAGATGTTGTTTCTGCAGAAGGTTCTTCAGGATTTGAAGGTTGAGCAAGCAGCGGGCCGTGCCTTCCGCGTGCTCGAAGCCGACCAGCCCCTGCGCCGGATGAGCCAAATGCGCTTGCAGACCAGCGAAACCGCTGGAGCGGCGGACTGGGTCTTGGTGTGCCGTCAGGGCCGCTGGGTGGGTTGGATTGATGATCGCCCCCTAAGGGATTTGCCCGTTCAGCAGTGGGACCAACAGTCGGTCGAAGACCATATGAAGCCATTGAATGAGCTCCCGTCCATCGCTTCCACCGCCCCTCTTTGGCAGGCGGTGGAAGCCCTTGAGGCATCGACTGAGGGGAGATTGCTCGTGTTGAGTGCAGCGGGCTTGCCGAATGGAACGGTGGACCGCAGTGATGTGGGTGATGCCGTGCTCAAACAGCTTGGAGTCACCTTGCCCCCTTCAGTGATATCCGCGGCGCGTCAACAAAACACCTATCCCATGGGATTGGTGATGCTTCCCCAGGTGGTGGCTTCGATGAAAGCTCAACAGACTGTTGAGGATGAGGAGCTCACCAATGAGGCCAGCGCCTCACCTTCCTGA
- a CDS encoding aldehyde oxygenase (deformylating), which yields MPTLNAPEVSVLEGQDALPDFTTAEYKDAYSRINAIVIEGEQEAHDNYISLGTLIPEQAEELSRLARMEMKHMKGFTACARNLGVEADMPFAKEFFGPLHGNFQVALKEGKVVTCLLIQALLIEAFAISAYHIYIPVADPFARKITEGVVKDEYTHLNYGQEWLKANFEASKDEMFAANKANLPLIRSMLEGVAADAAVLHMEKEDLIEDFLIAYQEALNEIGFSSRDIAKMAAAALAI from the coding sequence ATGCCTACCCTTAATGCACCAGAAGTTTCAGTGCTGGAGGGCCAGGACGCGTTGCCGGACTTCACGACAGCTGAATACAAAGACGCTTACAGCCGTATCAACGCCATCGTGATCGAGGGTGAGCAAGAGGCTCACGACAACTACATCTCTCTAGGCACTTTGATCCCAGAGCAAGCAGAGGAATTAAGCCGTCTTGCCCGGATGGAAATGAAGCACATGAAGGGCTTCACGGCGTGCGCGCGCAACCTTGGTGTTGAGGCTGACATGCCCTTTGCCAAGGAATTTTTTGGCCCTCTACACGGCAACTTCCAAGTTGCTTTAAAGGAAGGCAAGGTTGTGACCTGTCTTTTGATCCAGGCTCTCTTAATTGAGGCGTTTGCGATTTCGGCTTATCACATCTACATCCCGGTGGCAGATCCTTTCGCCCGCAAAATCACCGAAGGGGTTGTGAAGGATGAGTACACCCACCTCAATTACGGGCAGGAATGGTTGAAAGCCAACTTTGAGGCCAGCAAGGACGAAATGTTTGCAGCCAACAAGGCCAATCTTCCCTTGATTCGCTCGATGCTTGAAGGCGTGGCTGCAGACGCTGCAGTGCTCCATATGGAGAAAGAGGACTTGATCGAAGACTTCTTGATCGCGTATCAGGAAGCTCTGAACGAGATCGGTTTTAGTTCCAGAGATATCGCCAAAATGGCTGCTGCCGCTTTGGCGATTTGA